From Watersipora subatra chromosome 8, tzWatSuba1.1, whole genome shotgun sequence, a single genomic window includes:
- the LOC137402197 gene encoding uncharacterized protein: MAMAPNDNLLALSVSPISHLLTSESPSFYQQVEPKPLEGSSNRRSAFTFVKVPQASQTVSENSVFSANILQPTTDASLTPLHQPASDFQMSFQTPYFPQTHYLAPTSDSPLLSTASLETSYLDDLLSNSKTQDLSKLSSESSPSLEQNLPTSLKSLMSEGNERSHISSTHTVSPSALHTLTHPSTSTMNSSLFTNPSERKRSWPVNYSITSDMLQIEPAYAESTSTVTVVEKENPIDLSYGPTPPQVFRYEGQIVGEVIKLICNSKRLVFPFLHNSTVGEFTNRVQRETGSICELHTTDGYECTNGMLLKTVPLPFIIYIGNSQTTITSRE; the protein is encoded by the exons ATGGCAATGGCACCCAACGATAACCTTCTTGCCTTGTCAGTCTCACCCATTTCTCACCTACTTACTTCAGAATCTCCTAGTTTTTACCAACAAGTAGAGCCGAAACCTCTAGAAGGCAGTTCAAACAGAAGATCAGCTTTCACATTCGTAAAAGTACCACAAGCAAGTCAAACCGTTTCCGAAAATTCTGTTTTTTCCGCAAACATACTACAACCTACAACTGATGCGTCCCTCACTCCTTTGCATCAACCTGCAAGTGACTTTCAAATGAGTTTCCAAACTCCTTATTTTCCTCAAACCCATTACTTGGCACCAACCTCTGACAGTCCTCTTCTATCTACTGCCAGCTTAGAAACATCATATCTAGACGACCTTTTAAGCAACTCCAAAACGCAagatttatcaaagttaagTTCTGAAAGCTCTCCAAGTTTAGAACAGAATCTGCCTACGTCTCTCAAGTCACTAATGTCAGAAGGAAATGAGCGCTCTCACATTTCATCAACACATACAGTTTCACCTTCTGCTCTACATACTCTAACGCATCCATCAACTTCAACAATGAACTCAAGTCTATTCACCAATCCCTCTGAGCGAAAACGGTCTTGGCCAGTAAACTATTCCATCACTAGTGATATGCTCCAAATAGAACCAGCGTATGCTGAATCAACATCTACCGTAACAGTTGTAGAAAAAGAAAATCCAATTGACTTGTCCTATGGACCGACACCTCCACAAGTGTTTAGATACGAAG GGCAAATTGTGGGAGAAGTTATCAAACTCATTTGCAACTCAAAACGCCTAGTGTTTCCTTTCTTACATAATAGTACAGTTGGAGAATTCACCAACAGAGTGCAAAGAGAAACTGGGAGCATCTGTGAACTACATACCACTG ATGGATATGAATGCACAAATGGGATGCTACTGAAAACTGTTCCTCTACCATTCATCATTTATATTGGTAACTCCCAGACAACTATCACATCACGTGAGTAG